One stretch of Thalassophryne amazonica chromosome 19, fThaAma1.1, whole genome shotgun sequence DNA includes these proteins:
- the LOC117500845 gene encoding neuroblast differentiation-associated protein AHNAK-like, protein MPKLDIKMPKIKEPKTDLKLSKKEVETLETATEGKVPEIPKSAMEKELSEIDGKGTKFKMPKFGITMPKVKGPEADLSLAKKDADVKLPEAKAEVQVPEVELKHSSAEVEIKGPEIKVRGKDTDGSQSRFKLPTFKLPKFGSGTSNVTTEIADTKDIKIGGAEINIPEEVNIEALSFGIEGPAIDIKTEGPKLDGKESKFKMPKFGITMPKVKGPETDLKLSKKQGEVTFPEAEAEVSLPEAPKIAVDIERLKVEKGTDGQENRLNMPKFGVTMPSVTGPEIHLGLSKKDADVTLQEAEGEVQLPDFERKDRSAKMKIKAADINAAEKDKEGSQSRFKMPTFKLPKFESGTQNITADVPDVEKDIKISGADIKIPEDKLEVNIEAPSFDIEGPSIDIKTEGPKLEGKESKFKMPKFGITMPKAKAPEIDFSLSKKDVDVTLPEAESEVSLPEAPKIAVDIKAPKLETETDGKESKFKMPKFGITMPKVKAPEIDFSLSKKDVDVTLPEAEAEVSLPEAPKIAVDIKAPKVETETDGKESKFKMPKFGITMPKVKAPEIDFSLSKKDVDVTLPEAEAEVILPEAPKIAVDIKAPKLETETDGQESKFKMPNLELQCQCKRTRN, encoded by the exons ATGCCAAAACTTGACATTAAgatgccaaaaataaaagaaCCTAAAACTGATTTGAAATTATCAAAGAAAGAAGTAGAGACTCTAGAAACTGCAACTGAGGGCAAAGTCCCAGAAATACCAAAAAGTGCTATGGAAAAGGAACTATCAGAGATTGATGGGAAGGGAACCAAGTTTAAAATGCCAAAGTTTGGTATCACCATGCCAAAAGTAAAAGGACCTGAAGCTGATTTGAGTTTAGCAAAGAAAGATGCAGATGTAAAATTACCAGAAGCCAAAGCTGAAGTTCAAGTTCCTGAAGTTGAGCTAAAACACTCTTCTGCTGAAGTGGAAATTAAAGGTCCTGAGATCAAAGTTAGAGGAAAGGACACAGATGGATCACAATCACGATTTAAATTGCCAACATTCAAACTACCAAAATTTGGAAGTGGAACATCAAATGTCACCACAGAAATAGCTGATACAAAAGATATCAAAATTGGTGGAGCTGAAATAAATATTCCTGAAGAAGTTAATATCGAAGCACTCAGTTTTGGTATTGAAGGGCCAGCAATCGATATAAAAACTGAAGGACCCAAACTTGATGGAAAAGAAAGCAAATTTAAAATGCCAAAATTTGGAATTACAATGCCAAAAGTGAAAGGCCCTGAAACTGATTTAAAGTTGTCAAAGAAACAGGGAGAAGTCACATTCCCAGAAGCTGAAGCCGAGGTTAGTCTCCCTGAAGCGCCGAAAATTGCTGTGGATATCGAACGACTTAAAGTGGAAAAAGGCACTGATGGGCAAGAAAACAGGCTTAACATGCCAAAATTTGGAGTTACAATGCCAAGTGTAACAGGACCTGAAATACACTTAGGTTTGTCAAAGAAAGATGCAGATGTCACATTACAAGAAGCTGAAGGTGAAGTCCAACTTCCTGACTTTGAACGAAAAGACCGTTCTGCAAAAATGAAAATTAAAGCTGCAGACATCAATGCTGCAGAAAAGGACAAAGAGGGATCACAATCAAGATTTAAAATGCCAACATTCAAACTCCCAAAATTTGAAAGTGGAACTCAAAACATCACTGCAGATGTACCAGATGTGGAAAAAGATATCAAAATTAGTGGAGCTGACATAAAAATTCCTGAAGACAAACTTGAAGTTAACATTGAAGCCCCCAGTTTTGATATTGAAGGACCATCAATTGATATAAAAACTGAAGGACCCAAACTTGAAGGAAAAGAAAGCAAATTTAAAATGCCAAAGTTTGGAATTACAATGCCAAAAGCGAAAGCACCTGAAATTGATTTTAGTTTGTCAAAGAAAGATGTAGATGTTACATTACCAGAAGCTGAATCTGAGGTCAGTCTTCCTGAAGCCCCCAAAATTGCTGTGGATATCAAAGCACCCAAGTTGGAAACAGAAACTGATG GAAAAGAAAGCAAATTTAAAATGCCAAAGTTTGGAATTACAATGCCAAAAGTGAAAGCACCTGAAATTGATTTTAGTTTGTCAAAGAAAGATGTAGATGTTACATTACCAGAAGCTGAAGCTGAG GTCAGTCTTCCTGAAGCCCCCAAAATTGCTGTGGATATCAAAGCACCCAAGGTGGAAACAGAAACTGATG GAAAAGAAAGCAAATTTAAAATGCCAAAGTTTGGAATTACAATGCCAAAAGTGAAAGCACCTGAAATTGATTTTAGTTTGTCAAAGAAAGATGTAGATGTTACATTACCAGAAGCTGAAGCTGAG GTCATTCTTCCTGAAGCCCCCAAAATTGCAGTGGATATCAAAGCACCCAAGTTGGAAACAGAAACGGATGGGCAAGAAAGTAAATTTAAAATGCCAAA TTTGGAATTACAATGCCAA TGTAAAAGGACCCGAAATTGA